CGCTGCCGGACCAGTCGATGCACGAAAAGACCGCGGTCAGCGCACTGATCCGCGAGCTGTACACCTTCCTGCGCCAGGCCGACGCCCGTGAACTGGGCGGCCTGTTCCGCCAGCTCGACGCCGCCACCGGCGCCGAAAAGGCCGCGATCCAGCAAAAGATCGACAACCACGTCACCCACGTCGTGCCCATCATCGCCGACATCGACGCCGGTTTCGGCAACGCCGAAGCGACCTACCTGCTGGCCAAGCAATTCATCGAGGCCGGTGCCTGCTGCATCCAGATCGAAAACCAGGTCTCCGACGAGAAGCAATGCGGCCACCAGGACGGCAAGGTCACCGTGCCGCACGAAGACTTCCTGGCCAAGATCCGCGCCATCCGCTACGCCTTCCTGGAACTGGGCGTGGACGACGGCATCATCGTCGCCCGCACCGACTCGCTGGGCGCCGGCCTGACCAAGCAGATCGCCGTGACCAACCAGCCGGGTGACCTGGGCGACCAGTACAACTCGTTCCTGGATTGCGAAGAACTGTCGGCCGACCAACTGGGCAATGGCGACGTCGTTATCAAGCGCGACGGCAAGCTGCTGCGCCCGAAGCGCCTGCCCAGCAACCTGTTCCAGTTCCGCGCCGGCACGGGTGAAGCCCGCTGCGTGCTGGACTGCGTGACCGCGCTGCAGAACGGTGCCGACCTGCTGTGGATCGAAACTGAAAAGCCGCACATCGCCCAGATCGCCGGCATGGTCAACGAAATCCGCAAGGTCATCCCGAACGCCAAGCTGGTGTACAACAACAGCCCGTCGTTCAACTGGACCCTGAACTTCCGCCAGCAAGCCTATGACGCCATGAAGGCCGCGGGCAAGGACGTGTCGGCCTACGACCGCGCCCAGCTGATGAGCGTGGAATACGACGACAGCGAACTGGCCAAGCTGGCCGATGAGAAGATCCGCACCTTCCAGGCCGACGCGTCGCGCGAAGCCGGCATCTTCCACCATCTGATTACGCTGCCGACGTACCACACTGCTGCGCTGTCGACGGACAACCTGGCTAAGGAATACTTTGGTGATCAGGGCATGCTGGGTTATGTGGCTGGCGTGCAGCGGAAGGAAATTCGCCAGGGCATCGCTTGTGTCAAGCACCAGAATATGTCTGGGTCGGATATTGGGGATGACCACAAGGAGTACTTCAGCGGGGAGGCGGCGCTGAAGGCGGCGGGGAAGGACAATACTATGAATCAGTTTTGATTCTGGTGGGACACCGCAAAGCAGAACGCCAACCCGGAGGGGTTGGCGTTTTTTTATGAAGCTAGTTGCTTCCTGGTTGCTACTTTTGAAGATCACCGAAGAGGCCGCCGGGCGCACCCGCCTAACGCCTATGCCGAGGCTTCTCAAAATCCGTGAGAAGTCGTGATACAAATCGCTCAGCGATGCCTAGAGTGCTGGCGTGCAAGCTATCGCTTCCGGGGAAAAGGACGGCAGTATCCGGCCACGAGCAGACCTTCAACAACGGCATGCAAATTGTCGACAATCCCGCATGTATGGCTTAACGTAGGTGTCCTTCCAAGGAACCGATTGCGAAAATGATGAGTTCGACGACTTCCGGCAGCGCAGAGCCTTCCACCGCGCATCGGCTTGTGATCGTCGAGGGCATTATGGGTTCAGGCAAGTCAACGACGATGCGCCTCATTGCGAAACATCTGCAAAATGCGGGGCAGCCAGCGTTGCCGGTCCACGAGAGGACAGAGCCACACCCCGTGCGCGCGACAGACGAACTTCAGCACTGGTTTGAACCGTGGAGGGACGCGACACCACAGCATCTCGCGGACCGTGCTCTAGCTAGGTGGAAAGCCTTTGTCGAGGCGACAAAGGCGGAGACCCCTATCCCAATAATGGACGGCCAACTGTTTCATGGAGACCTGACTCACCTGCTGCTGATGGAAGCCGAGTCTGCGTTGATTTTCGACTACGTGCAGACGCTGGCCGCAGTCACTGCTCCGCTCAATCCGTTCGTCCTTTACCTTTGGCAGGAGGATGTCGAGAAGGCTGTACGGACTGTCTGTGCGGAGCGTGGCGCCGAATGGATTGAATATCAGATGAACTGGAAGCTCGCGGCCCCTTACTGCGTGCGCAGGGGTTACAAGGGATTAGAAGGGCTTATTCTCCTATATCGCGATTACCGCCGAATCACCGATGATTTGTT
The sequence above is a segment of the Cupriavidus sp. MP-37 genome. Coding sequences within it:
- a CDS encoding isocitrate lyase; protein product: MAQYQDDIKAVAALKETQGSAWNAINPEYAARMRAQNKFKTGLDIAKYTAKIMRADMAAYDADPSKYTQSLGCWHGFIGQQKMISIKKHFNSTERRYLYLSGWMVAALRSEFGPLPDQSMHEKTAVSALIRELYTFLRQADARELGGLFRQLDAATGAEKAAIQQKIDNHVTHVVPIIADIDAGFGNAEATYLLAKQFIEAGACCIQIENQVSDEKQCGHQDGKVTVPHEDFLAKIRAIRYAFLELGVDDGIIVARTDSLGAGLTKQIAVTNQPGDLGDQYNSFLDCEELSADQLGNGDVVIKRDGKLLRPKRLPSNLFQFRAGTGEARCVLDCVTALQNGADLLWIETEKPHIAQIAGMVNEIRKVIPNAKLVYNNSPSFNWTLNFRQQAYDAMKAAGKDVSAYDRAQLMSVEYDDSELAKLADEKIRTFQADASREAGIFHHLITLPTYHTAALSTDNLAKEYFGDQGMLGYVAGVQRKEIRQGIACVKHQNMSGSDIGDDHKEYFSGEAALKAAGKDNTMNQF